The uncultured Desulfatiglans sp. DNA window GTTGAAGTGGACCCCAAGTACGGGAGCAGTCTTTCAGAGATTTCAGGTGTCAGAACCCCTGTTTCAAATCCGTCCGGCGTGGCCCCCGGCTTGGCTTCGGCCTTCATTTGTTTGACAACCGCTCGCAGGTTCCTTAAGATTTTTTAACCTATCGGTCCCAAAATACGCGCGAGGTAAGACTGCATGGCAAGAGATTTCTATGAGATCCTCGGTGTTTCGCGCACAGCTACCCAGGAGGAGGTCAAGAAGGCCTACCGGAAGCTTGCAAGAAAATGGCACCCTGATATCAACCCCGGGAATGTCGAGGCGGAGCAGACCTTCAAGGAGATCTCGCAGGCGTATGACTGCCTCGGGAACCCGGAGAAACGGAAGCTTTACGACGAGTTCGGCGAGGAAGGGCTCCAGTCCGGCTTCGACGCGGGAAAGGCCAGGGAATACAAGAGCTGGCAGGAGGCCTACAAACAGCAGGCGGGCGCAGGCCGGGCCGGGCCGGAGTTCGGCCGGTATCAAAGCTATGAGGACATTTTCGGGGATATCTTCGATTTTGGTGGCGGGGGCAAGACCTTCCGGGGACGAGGCCCCCGAAAGGGCAGGGACGTCGAACATCCCATGGAGGTGGACCTGATCTCCGCCTTGAAAGGCTTCGAGACGGAATTGTCGATGCAGAAAATGACGGCCTGCGCTTTGTGCAAGGGCTCCGGGATGGATCCCAATTCCAAGCTGACCACCTGTCCTGCATGCGGTGGCTCCGGGCGGATCAACGTGGCCGAAGGGCCCATGCGCTTCACCAAGCCCTGCCCGCAGTGCGGAGGGCATGGTCAGATCGGACGCCCATGTCCGCAGTGCGGCGGCACCGGCCAGGTGATGGGGGAGGAGCGGATCCGCGTGGTGATACCCGAGGGGGTGAAAGAAGGGTCCAAAGTGCGCGTTGCAGGGAAGGGAGAGCCGGGAATGGACGGCGGCCCACCGGGCGATCTCTTCCTCATCATTCACATCAAACCTCATCCTTTGCTCAGGCGCGAGGATGACAACCTTTACATGGATCTGCCTGTCACTGTGACGGAGGCGATCAAGGGGGGCATCGTGACGGTTCCCACTCCCAAGGGAACGGTGAAGGTCAAGGTGCCGCCGCGCAGTCAGAGCGGGCAGACCCTCAAACTGCGCGGGAAGGGTGCGAAGAACCCGAAAACCAAGGCATACGGCGATCTGATGTTGAAACTGGTGGTCAAGGTGCCCAAGACCGATGACGAGCAGGCCCTGAAGGCCGCGGAGGCCCTGTCGTCCTTTTATCAGGAAGACATCCGGGAAGGGATTCGGTTTTAGAAGAGATGAGGAAGGCTGCACGAGAAGGCCAGACCGGAATCTGCGGCCTGAACCTGGAATTTTTGGGGAGAGGTCCGACAATGACCAAAGAATACTGGACGATTACGGAAGTGATCGAGGCCTTTGAACTGGATGAGGACCTTCTGTCCGAGCTCGAATCCGAGGAGATCGTCTGTCCGATATGCACCGAGGAAAGCGCCGCCAAACTCTTCAGCGCCGGGGATCTGGAAACCCTCAGGCTGACGAAGATCTTCATGGAGGACATGGGGGTCAACCTCCCGGGGGTGGAGGTTATTTTGCGTATGCGTCAGAACATGATCGATATGCGCCGGCAGTTCGATGCAATCCTCGAGGAATTGGCCGGACAACTCAAGAAATGAGGCTCGGATGGCTATGATCGCTCCCCGTTTGGCGCCGATGTGGCAATG harbors:
- the dnaJ gene encoding Chaperone protein DnaJ gives rise to the protein MARDFYEILGVSRTATQEEVKKAYRKLARKWHPDINPGNVEAEQTFKEISQAYDCLGNPEKRKLYDEFGEEGLQSGFDAGKAREYKSWQEAYKQQAGAGRAGPEFGRYQSYEDIFGDIFDFGGGGKTFRGRGPRKGRDVEHPMEVDLISALKGFETELSMQKMTACALCKGSGMDPNSKLTTCPACGGSGRINVAEGPMRFTKPCPQCGGHGQIGRPCPQCGGTGQVMGEERIRVVIPEGVKEGSKVRVAGKGEPGMDGGPPGDLFLIIHIKPHPLLRREDDNLYMDLPVTVTEAIKGGIVTVPTPKGTVKVKVPPRSQSGQTLKLRGKGAKNPKTKAYGDLMLKLVVKVPKTDDEQALKAAEALSSFYQEDIREGIRF
- a CDS encoding conserved hypothetical protein (Evidence 4 : Unknown function but conserved in other organisms); amino-acid sequence: MTKEYWTITEVIEAFELDEDLLSELESEEIVCPICTEESAAKLFSAGDLETLRLTKIFMEDMGVNLPGVEVILRMRQNMIDMRRQFDAILEELAGQLKK